From a region of the Haematobia irritans isolate KBUSLIRL chromosome 4, ASM5000362v1, whole genome shotgun sequence genome:
- the LOC142232704 gene encoding uncharacterized protein LOC142232704 — MGKLDVKKSVSKSGKRNISPEDGNKKNDTIKKGTGIKNKKEKYIQKRLKLVNKVSLFKSLQNEERKRRKNMAIIGDLKPLRDALPSLDEVLKMTTGEKQNLKTGIKEFDLTTKEGKKTAKNNVKRNREKFIRQVTSYQNLLKDPDFRKNPRDAIRYHIRYTHGLLE, encoded by the coding sequence ATGGGAAAACTAGATGTAAAAAAATCGGTGTCGAAATCAGGAAAAAGAAATATATCACCTGAAGATGGTAACAAGAAAAATGATACGATAAAGAAGGGAactggtataaaaaataaaaaggagAAGTATATCCAGAAAAGACTTAAATTGGTGAACAAAGTTTCGCTATTCAAAAGTCTCCAGAATGAGGAAAGAAAACGTAGGAAGAATATGGCCATAATTGGAGACCTGAAACCCCTTCGCGATGCTTTGCCATCTCTTGATGAAGTCTTGAAGATGACTACCGGAGAAAAACAGAATTTGAAAACTGGCATTAAAGAATTTGACCTTACAACAAAAGAAGGGAAAAAAACTgcgaaaaataatgtaaaaagaaatagagaaaaatttatccGCCAAGTAACTTCGtatcaaaatcttctaaaagatCCAGATTTCAGAAAGAACCCTAGGGATGCAATTCGCTATCATATAAGATATACACATGGTTTGCTAGAATAA
- the LOC142232703 gene encoding luc7-like protein 3 — MVDAARQMLDELMGRNRNLHPSQAPKTVSWEDPDLCQYFLVQFCPHELFVNTRADLGPCDRIHDEEAKRQYEKAKPSVTKRQYEDEFLYFCNSMLNDVDRKILKGKQRLALIQKDQAPSSHYSRTREQLNNLNARIKKLLAEAEEAGTRGDVDQAKDLMVLCEQLKDERDVLMSQQENNEKESKTNANLDNEENRSSPASNSIELDGVEKSNPDSYPKDDDETSSSATNQNTRGWMDVGHLPEKQMEVCEVCGAFLIVGDAQQRIEDHLMGKQHLGYSKLRKAVEEIHQRRKLERANEEDRRGREDRPQSYRSFDKRRERDLDRDRRSRHDSDRHHRHHKSHRRRSRSRHHHDHHDRRSRSRSNY; from the exons atggttGATGCTGCACGGCAAATGTTGGATGAGTTAATGGGGAGGAATAGAAACTTACATCCATCACAAGCACCAAAG ACTGTTAGCTGGGAGGACCCAGAT ctttgccaatattttctggtTCAATTTTGTCCTCACGAGTTATTTGTAAATACAAGAGCGGATCTCGGTCCTTGCGACCGAATTCATGACGAAGAAGCAAAGCGGCAATATGAAAAAGCCAAACCATCTGTAACCAAAAGGCAATATGAagatgaatttttatatttctgcaACTCTATGTTGAATGATGTAGACCGTAAAATTCTGAAAGGGAAACAACGTCTGGCATTGATTCAAAAAGATCAAGCCCCTTCGTCTCACTATTCACGAACCAGGGAGCAGTTGAACAATTTGAATGCACGCATTAAAAAGCTACTTGCGGAAGCAGAGGAGGCTGGAACGAGAGGTGATGTTGATCAAGCAAAGGATTTGATGGTACTATGTGAACAACTTAAAGACGAAAGAGACGTCTTGATGTCTCAAcaagaaaataatgaaaaagaaTCGAAAACAAACGCGAATTTGGACAACGAAGAAAACAGATCATCACCAGCATCTAATAGCATAGAGTTAGATGGTGTGGAAAAATCCAACCCAGATTCATACCCAAAAGACGATGATGAGACCTCATCAAGTGCCACAAATCAAAATACTCGAGGATGGATGGATGTAGGACATTTGCCAGAAAAACAAATGGAGGTATGCGAAGTTTGTGGAGCTTTTCTAATTGTAGGCGACGCCCAACAGCGTATAGAGGATCATCTTATGGGCAAACAACATCTGGGTTATTCCAAATTGCGCAAAGCAGTCGAAGAAATACATCAGAGAAGAAAATTGGAAAGAGCAAACGAAGAGGACAGAAGAGGGCGGGAAGATCGCCCCCAGTCATATCGTAGTTTCGATAAAAGACG TGAACGCGATCTGGATCGTGACCGCCGAAGCCGTCATGACAGTGATAGACACCATC GCCACCATAAATCTCACCGTCGTCGTTCTCGTTCGCGCCACCATCATGATCATCACGATCGTCGTAGCAGAAGCCGTAGTAATTATTAA